Part of the Gemmatimonadaceae bacterium genome is shown below.
GGGCGCGACGATCACCCTGACGGTGAACGGAGCGCCACACGAGGCACGCCCCGATAGCACGGTCGCCGCACTGCTCGCGACTCTCGGCATCGAGCCCCGCCTGGTTGTCGT
Proteins encoded:
- the thiS gene encoding sulfur carrier protein ThiS, with the translated sequence GATITLTVNGAPHEARPDSTVAALLATLGIEPRLVVVELNRKILRDRAAFPLITLDNGDIVEIVHFVGGG